CTTGTAGGCTGGTTCAGGCTCACTGAAGTTGATGACATCTTAGCCATTTCCCTGAAGCTTAGCATGCAAATCCTGCCTTAAATACAGATGTTTCCTCAGCACGACAAATGCTTCAGTGCTGAAGTGTCATTTAACTTGAGAACAAAAGTGCTTTATTATAAATGCAGCACCAAGGCTTgaaatttacagaaattaaacacatttagtttatttaaaattattatgattGCTTTTCAAGCTGTTGCTGATTGAAGAGGCCAAAACCAATGTCTAACGAGGTTTTTGTCCTTATGTCTGTTAAGCAGACTTCACAGATCGTTGCTTGCACCCTggagtattttaatttatgctACAAATGTGTTTTCAGGGCCAAATGTTTTAAGAAACTTTCATTGGAAATGAAGTTTGAACTTCACTCCAATGTGTAGAGTGAGTACTGaatcatttttcttccttaagctgtttaaataatattttttcctaacgGTTTGGTACAATGACAAATTAAGGGAAAAAGTGGCCAATAGGAAACCTACTATCCATACTAATATTTATACAGGTTCTTCTTTGTTCATAGGAATGAACCTTACTCTTTCAGCCACAGAGTTTGTACCATGTACATGTCATTGACAAATGTATGTACTGCAAGATACAGCTATTTATCTTCAGTTCAGTTGAATAGAACAAGCTTTGTACTTTATAGAAACATTTTGTTCtatgtttgtgcttttttcttggcctttctttttttttttaaatgtttgacaTATTAGACATAATGGGGAATGACAAAGAATAATGAGACAACTCAGATGATATATTTGATGATTTTTCAAGGAACACAGTCCCAGAGGTTGGCCTAGTGACcacatttttggttttgttattatAAATGCAGCACCAAGGCTTgaaatttacagaaattaaacacatttagtttatttaaaattattatgattGCTTTTCAAGCTGTTGCTGATTGAAGAGGCCAAAACCAATGTCTAACGAGGTTTTTGTCCTTATGTCTGTTAAGCAGACTTCACAGATCGTTGCTTGCACCCTggagtattttaatttatgctACAAATGTGTTTTCAGGGCCAAATGTTTTAAGAAACTTTCATTGGAAATGAAGTTTGAATTTCACTCCAATATGTAGAGTGAGTACTGaatcatttttcttccttaagctgtttaaataatattttttcctaacgGTTTGGTACAATGACAAATTAAGGGAAAAAGTGGCCAATAGGAAACCTACTATCCATACTAATATTTATACAGGTTCTTCTTTGTTCATAGGAATGAACCTTACTCTTTCAGCCACAGAGTTTGTACCATGTACATGTCATTGACAAATGTATGTACTGCAAGATACAGCTATTTATCTTCAGTTCAGTTGAATAGAACAAGCTTTGTACTTTATAGAAACATTTTGTTCtatgtttgtgcttttttcttggcctttttttttttaaatgtttgacaTATTAGACATAATGGGGAATGACAAAGAATAATGAGACAACTCAGATGATATATTTGATGATTTTTCAAGGAACACAGTCCCAGAGGTTGGCCTAGTGACCACATTTTTGGTTTTGACCACAGTGTAGCACAATTGTGCTTTTTAAGCAGAGCCCACTGTTGTATTCAGTGCACAATTCTGTTCATTAGATGAAATGGCAATGTATGTACTTTTATGCCTTTTTTGAGTTTTGgcaatgttttttcattttgtttgcaCTTTCTGCAAGTAAAAACTAATAATACTAGCAGcataaaaaaagaaggaaaaacccatatgagaaaatgtaaatttgcCCTGCCATAACCGTGGTTGAAATGGTCTTAAAtatcttttccaacctaagtgaTTCTACAATTCTAAAGACTCTGTCATGAAATATTTGGGAAGCATCCCGTGTATAGCATCACAAACCTTCCAGTGACTGTGATTATCTATGATAGtatataaagtaaaataaattataatacaTAAGACCATAGATTTGCCTCAGCAAGTGACATTGGAGGCATAATGGGGAATGACAAAGAATAATGAGACTACTCAGATGATATATTTGATGATTTTTCAAGGAACACAGTCCCAGAGGTTGGCCTAGTGACCACATTTTTGGTTTTGACCACAGTGTAGCACAATTGTGCTTTTTAAGCAGAGCCCACTGTTGTATTCAGTGCACAATTCTGTTCATTAGATGAAATGGCAATGTATGTACTTTTATGCCTTTTTTGAGTTTTGgcaatgttttttcattttgtttgcgCTTTCTGCAAGTAAAAACTAATAATACTAGCAGcataaaaaaagaaggaaaacacatatgagaaaatgtaaatttgcCCTGCCATAACCGTGGTTGAAATGGTCTTACAtatcttttccaacctaagtgaTTCTACAATTCTAAAGACTCTGTCATGAAATATTTGGGAAGCATCCTGTGTATAGCATCACAAACCTTCCAGTGACTGTGATTATCTATGATAGtatataaagtaaaataaattataatacaTAAGACCATAGATTTGCCTCAGCAAGTGACATTGGAGGGATCCATAATATGTCAAAGACTATACATCAGTTAATGTATGATCATTTAAATTAAAGAGCAAATCTAATTTTGATATATTTCAggaactgagaagaaaaatgaaactctAAAATTCAACTAGGTAAAACATTcttaataaaatgtaatttacaCAGATTTAAGCTTATTTCATGATCACCAAATTGGGGAGATAAACATCACTGAGAATACAGATTTAAGCTTATTTCATGATCTTAGGACACCAAATTGGGGAGATAAACATCACTGAGAAATAGTGCTTCACAACTTTTATAGGAGTTACTATCTCCTGGGGCATGCAGAGATAGTGACTATTgctctaaaacaaaaaaattctattgTATGTGTAGATTGTGAGTGTGTAGTAGGTACATatacagatagatagatagatagatagatagatagatagatagatagatagatagatagatatgtAAAAAAATTCTAGCTGCATTTTCTGTAGTCTTCCATTAATATGTACCAGGTATAGTTATTTCCTTAAATCAAACCAACAGCAATAATTTGGTAAGTGTCAGCTAATTTGTAAGCACTGCTGAGGGCAGTCTATTTAAACAGATTTACAAATGCAGAGAAGGATAAAAGCTCCATAAAGGAGCACTATATCTGTTTGAAGTGAAATTGCCAGAAGGATTTTGTACAAGGAAGCTCTTTCATTTTTGAAGAACTGTTCCAGATTAGGTAGTAGAGAATTCAGTATTCTCTGCCCATCTCTAGATCTTTCTTGAGAACTGCTCTGTTTGTGTGTATATGCTATTTAATGCTTGTAGTGTTTATTGCTGAAATAATGCTTCAAGGTCAAATGCTGTACGAGATTTTGAAGTGTTAGTCATTTCAACTAAGTAAATCCAAATAGTTAGATGAACTAAAATACAGCTGTTTTTTCTGAAGAGTTCTATATTCCTGTATTccaaaaatatctttatttccaCTTCTGTAGGTTTTGTTTGCAGCTGTGAGAAAGTGCACTGAGAGTTATCTATGTGCTTTTTGTTCCTGCAAGCAAGCAGAAGTGTGCTTATCCTCATGTCCTATAGTAGAGCTCAAAGCTGCGTGACTGAGAGCCTGATTTCCTtcctattctttcttttccttctcatgaATGTGGCTGCTGAGGAAAGGTGCcattgcaaagagaaaaagactgCTGAGATACCTTGAGCCATTTCTTTGATGTGGAGATTGTGAGAACTAATAAACAGGCCTTACAGTTCCTCTGAAATCAGAGAAATTAGAGATGTCCTAAATGAATGTGTTCTTGGTGGCTGCAGAAGAAGCACAGCTGTTTGGGAATAGCTGGAGTGTAGCTCACTTCAGAAATGCTTGTATTTAAGGTAGTGCAATGTGAAGATGAAGagaaggagctggcagggtCAGGGTGAAAAAGAAGGGATTAGGTagatctttttccttctgcttggaTGTCACTACCATAAATCTCTGCTTGATGAGGCTAAATCTAGAGCCTTCAACCATTCAGAATTCCTGGACCAGATGTCAGACCTGTCACTAGATGATCACTCTGTCCTGTGCAGCCTCTCTTCTGTGTGAAAGGAGGAGGGCTAGGAACCCTCTCATGAAAGTGAAAGCTTAAAAAGTGCAATTCTAGGAGCAAGAAATTAACTCCACCTCTGCAGTAGTAATAATCTCTGTAAAGTTTGCCCAGCAGATGCCAGCAGTGAATTAACACAGAgcttgtgaaaaataaaaggaccAGAACATATAACTGTTTCAAATGCTTCACTGTTGAATGATTacttaaaatacttcaaatttttcaagtaagattaatttttactgtgaagATCCTAATTTTATCCTCTGAATCCCTGAGAGAATAGTGTGTTAGCTTGTTTTTACACAAATCAGAAAACATCCAGATTTAAAATTGGGTCCCAGTGCATAGTAATGGCCTTTCACTTAAACAGTGGGGTTTAAGTTACTTATTTTAAAGATGTTCCAGGTTTAGCCTCTTCACACCTTGTTTTTACCTGATCTAGTCTCTTCCTGTTTACTGTCTCTATCAGACTATGAGCATAATGCTTCTTGtttactttccttttctgttataatttcaaatttgaCCTGACATTAGGCTGCTCCTTTATATactgcaggggaaaaaaccctaagtCATATGGTATTAtccttctctttcatttcacCATCTGGATTCCTGGAGCTCGATCTGAAAACTGTCAACGTCTCTTGATGCAAAGCAAATAGACTTAGCTAAAAGGGAAGTTCAAGCTGGAGAATCACCCTGTAGAAAGTTTAGAGCAGTTCAACACTGGAGGAAGGAAATCATCATCTGTCAGAAGAGCCCCATCCTGCCCAGAAGCCATAGCTTTAGGTATCTAATGCTGTTCCTTTAAAGATTAATCTCATATATACTATTTCAGTGGAAATCAGACTTTGGTTTTATTGAAGTTTATTTTTGGTTTACTGTTTGCAAAGCTTATGTTTCAAACAAGAAGGAAAGGTCTAGTCTCTCATATCTGGGCTTCCTCTATTTCAGAAAACTACAAGAAGGATTTGTTACTCCATGGCTCACCCCATCAATAGCAAAATTGATACACATATGATTTTATGGCACTCATAATACAAGTTAATTCCAGTTCATTCTGAACTCTAAAGAAAGCAATGAACAATCCACATAACTTTGTAGATTATGTATCTCTTAAATGCCTTGAATTAAGGCactaaataatacaaataaactAACACTGTCATGTAATAAAGCATTTGAAAGGCCTTATGATTTGGGCTTTTGTATAGGATCATAAGCACTGAAAAAAAGGGAGTTAATTACTAATATTTATTTGTTACCCCTAAGAAAAATATCACTTGAAACTCTAAGGACACACTGAAAAGTAAACTTGTGTAACATGGGTTTGAGTGTTCATTCAAAATAATGATCATTGCATGAGTGTAGAATATTACTTGTTATTTTATGTTCTTGGCAATTAGTGTATCTcatctaaaatatttatttttccttttggctgAGTTTCTGTACAGCACTGGAACAGTTGTCTTTAAAATTATGGTGTCTcaggcaaaataaattatgtctTGGAAATATGTCAAGACTTCTAACCAAAGATGAGATTTCAAAACAGTCTTTGTGCAAAAAATGAAACTCACTTTCCCCTTCAACTCATCTTTTTACCTACTGCTTCTCTGgcatttctgtctttaaatCAAACATAtgctctctttctttctgaCTGGAAGACTTCCAAAGTTTGGGGGGAAATCTAACAGGAAACCCTTCCAAAACATAGGAATCAGGACTTGTTCTTCCTGTGCAGATAAAACTCTCAGATGTGTTTAAATTCAGACTATCTGAAGCTGGAACGCTGTAGTTGGTTTGGGgcagtttttaattaaaaggtaGAATTTTGATGGCTATTTCTCACATTATGATTTGAATCAAGGATTTTGCTTCACAGTACATATTTCTTCCAGTAGGTTCCAGATGTGCAAATAATTTGAGATTTATCCTAGTTTAAGTATTTGTTTGATTCTGAGGCTTCCTTATCAGATTATCAGATGGAAATCAGTGCAGCATatgcttttaatgaaattttctgtATGGCTTTGATTTGAAAACATCTGTCCTTTGAGTTACAAAATTAATCCAGAAGAAAAGACCTATATATGTAAGATACgatttaaattcttttccagTATAGGCTCAGATTTTTCTGGTGTCCTGGAGTCTAATtgcatattttattaatttaattttttcttgcgTGACTATTGATATACCACATAAATGGAATCTTAGAATAATGCCAATCAATTCATAGAATTAGAATTTTGTAGAAGTGTAACATCACAAGATAATTGAGCAATGACTAAAATGATTAGCTGTAATTaactttacatttctttctggttttcttccttcaggTCATAGGATTAGAATTTTGTAGAAGTGTAACATCACAAGATAATTGAGCAATGACTAAAATGATTAGCTGTAATTaactttacatttctttctggttttcttccttcaggGAGAATACATTGGACATTGTTACATTATCTATTCTTTCACTGATTCCCTGGGAAAGTCAACCCACCCTATTTAGCAgaaatttttttgggggtgtcaAGGAGCAGAGATGAGCAAAAGCAATCAAGCAAGCAATGTACCATCAACAATATTCCTATTGTTATTTGAAGTGTGTTACTAAGAGGAGCTGTAGAGTTACTGTCCTAGTGTGGTATTTGGTGGTTTCATGTTTTGCATGTACAACCATTATTATTAAACCTTCCCTGGTTTCTAGACTATGTTGAATCCCTGCTTAACAAGGAGACACACAGAGGTAGATGATAATCAGCTTTAGGACCTAACTAACACATGCTAAATTCAAGTTTTCCTCACATCTTTTACATTATTCTGCCACGTATTGGGAAATAGTCTGATTTTAATGAGACGGTCAGAGAAACTAAAACTATCAAATCAGATAGAAGTTTTTAATCCAGAGGGATATACAGATGTTGTCAGGGATGCTAAAGGTGTGCCTAGCATCCTGTGTATTCAAAATGGGCTTTAAAAATAGTGTGAACATATGCAAAAATGGAGGCATTGGGAGAATGAAGAGTAATTCAAAAcatgtgtttctgtttcttttcttctccccacaGACTTATCACTCCCTTCCACAGAAGGCAAGTACTATTGTTTCCACTCTTTCAGTAACAAAAATCAGTAGAATTAAAGTCACTACTCCTAAGAAGGGTATATAttcattttccagctttcccaggaGCTATTAAATCTTCTAATACTATGAGACTAAGTAAATTACcaagcaaaaaattatttttgttaggCATGTTACCCATGAAGTATGAAGACTTTTTGCATTAATGCAGCTGAGGATTGACCTGGATTCAGAAGGTCCAGTACTGATCAGGAGGTAGGaaactcagtttttattttcattgctaCTATATGACATGCTACTTCTGAGAATTTGCACTGTGAAAAGTAAAGGCACGTGTATATAACATCATAAAAACCAGATTATTCAGGATTGAATTGAAATTTTACTCGATGAAGGCAAGAAATTAAAGGTTTAGAAAATATGTATATAACATCATAAAAACTAGATTATTCAGGATTGAATTGAAATTTTACTTGATGAAGGCAAGAAATTAAAGGTTtagaaaataagatttaaaagGCAAGCAAACATTTCATAATCAATGCCAAAATATTTACCCTTGTATATACAGAGTGAGAAAattcacatatatatatctataaaagaaaacaaatatatttctgaaatattttataaatatttaaaatccaaaaagttaaaaatctgTACTTCCTTACATGGTATACAATATACTAAGTTGCACATATGCAACATTTCACAAGAGAAAGTTAATTCTTAACTCCTTATGGCTACATTTGTGAACTAGATTCCTGAACTGAATTCCTGGTCTGAAGAATTCAAGATGTAAATTAGTAGGCACTAGAGTgaaaagaattataacaaaGTAAGTCAGATCAACTAAACTATGCTTGGAGCATGTTGATCAGAACaaccagaatgaaaaaaagtgGCCCCTACtacaaaataattataaaaataggCTTCAGAGCCATATGTTTATTCCACTAAATAAATACTGTTACTAGTGCTTATAGAATCAGAATAGAATGGTAACATCTTCCCACAACAGATTTTTTCTCCTATCTCTTTGTTATTAGGATGCAAATGTTTGAACACTGACACTGATCTAGAAACAACACTAACCCTTTTGCCCCCAAAATTActcttttcaaaaatttttctatttaagaaAAGCTAAAAGTAATTATtacaaaacaattatttatcTCTTTGATGATGTAAAAGGTGTTTGGCCGTATTGCTGAAAATGAATTCCTTGGGATGCTGTGATCTTCATAACTTCTCCATTTAGAGTATCATCTTCAATTATTGTTATCAGTCCCTCAGCAATTATTGatgggctgaaaaaaaaaaaagtaatttcagagtCATGATATAATAGAACAAGTAAAAAAGACAAGAAACTCAACGTAAATTTATatatctgaaaatttaaaaaaattggcatttgaaaaaacttattttgaggaaaatcaGAGGCGGTATGAGTGTTTCAGGAGAGATATGTATTCTCCTCAATCAGGACATACATCTAAAGTGGCTACTTTACAAATCATTATTTGTTTGCTCTAGTTTCTGATAAATGCCTGTGGACATCCAGCTGCCACTGGGCTTCCTATCAAAGTTTCTCTGTCAGGGAAATGGACAGAAGTAATCCTTAAATCCTCTGCAGCTCTTTACTGTTGATTTATCCTCCTTCTGTAGCAGAGCTGACATACAAATTAGCATAATTACACATGCAGTTTGCAACAggtgcaaaatattttatataaagaaaagTATGGGTGAAACAACATAGTTATACAATTTCCTTTGCACAGAAGCATCTTGGAAGCTAATTGTTAGAAGCTAagaaagtgttaaaaaatatCACTTTATGCTTGTCATGTTCTCACAGTCTGTCTGCTTTTGGCCTTTGTTGGCAAGACTGTAATGGGCCAGGTAACTCTTTGGTCTGATCCATGGTGGTTGCTACTGTGCTCTTAATCCAGTTTTGTCAGTTCTTGGTCTGATTTCCATCTTGGTTCACTTGAAAATTTTGTGAAAATTCAGTGCAAATTATATATCCTGTATCCCACAACAAGTTTGATTAAACAAATTCATGAGGGAGCACCAAAggctattaaaaattaaaatcactatATTTAACTTGCTAATTTGATTTGGACTTtgctgggaaatggaaatgtatAAAGGCATATATCACTGTGcagatgctgcttttaaaatagggTTAGATAgctgccatttttttctttctatacagaaaatgcatttgattGTCTTTTATCTGAGGCAGCATTTCccttttatattaattttgctGAAAGTGTGTCTTTGTTGTTCATCAACAAAGtgcaaaaactgcattttatctGACTTGACTTACTCCATCACGCCATAGAACTGCATCATATTTTTTATCTCATCCTTGTATGAATAGTATTGTCCCATATTCTCTTCTTTATCTATTGATTGGAGAATTGGCGTGTTGACAAATCCTGGACAGATTGTGTTGAGTCTCACACCGTAGTTTTCCATATTGGCAGCtaactggaaaagagaaaggggtAGGCGTTTGTCAGCAAccttttaagactttttttgtaattttgttatttttgtattgTGTAAGCAAATTTTCAAAGAATGAGATTTACCACAAAGTACTTTTCAGTGTTGCTAAGTAAGGAGATTTTGTTACTACTGACTGTTTTAACAACTAAATTTGAAGCACGTTTTCTCTAGTAATCCTACTAGATTAGTGGaataaaaagcacatttcatttGTTAGGAGAGCTATTCTACAAGAAATCAGAACTCTTTCCAGGAAGCTGTTTTTTATGAATACTTTTTGTTCTTAGTGCTCTTTAGCATGTCATTAACAGCATTCTAGGGTAATGATACAACTTTTCTaagcaaaaataagaaaaagttcTCCCAAATGTATGCTTCCAATCTTATAGgtgcttttttattaaaagtaaattctgaaataaataaaattatctttaagaCACTGTATTTACCTTCCTCACATCAACAGAAATACAGTATGTTCTCTATCCCTGCCACTGTAATGCTAAACCTTTCTAGTGGCTGTGTAGTCCATGCCAAGGTATGAATCTATCACTGAGCATCTCCACTGGAAAGTCCCTgggaactaattttttttcaggaagcagCTCAGGAACATGatgaaagaaggaaacacaggTTGTTCTGGGAGAGGTAGGACCCCTTGTTTGTGGTTCTACCAAAGTCTGCATGCAGCAAAGAAGTCTGATCCACATCCAGGTATGTGTCGAACGCTGGATTAACTTTCTTAGCAATAGCACAGAACTGAGCAACTACACAGGATATATTTCCAAGAATAACTATAACTGTTAAACACTgcattctatttattttaacatttaacaGGGTCCCTATGATGTAAGTCACATGTCATTTTCATGGTATGGTAGCCTGCCCTTTTGGTCTGGGGGGACAAGAAACTGAAGTCCTAGATGTAAGGTGTCCAACCTGCCCACCATCAGGCTGTACAGCTGTACTGTAGTTCACTATGTTTAttattgttcttttcttccATGGCATTCTTGTGTTCCTTAGAGACAGCATTTCCTCTTATTCACTTTTGCACTTAGATAGTGATATTTGTATTTctaatgagaaaacaaaaatggaaaactaGGCATCATGTTCTTGATGTTTTGATACATTCAATATAGTACATGTGACACTTATCCATACTATTTTCTTTATGTTAATCAGAAAAATGAGTTGTTTTTGTGGAGAGGGGGGCATAAAATATGGATAGAGTGTTCAAAGTATAATTTCAGGTGAATAGTTCCAGAAATTGGATTGGAAATCTTGCATAGATTATCTTTAAGATTAACTTATTAAAGTGTAGTTGTATTTTCTCCCTCCAAGTTGTTTTATTACTGTGCTTGTTCAATTTAAATAGAAAGTTTTGGAGTCAGAAGCTGGGACTTACAATATGGTCATCTTACATGCCCCATCCTGAACGagtcattttgcattttcagagtATTAAGAGCTGGTAAGAATAAATAATGATTTGTTCAAGTCACCTTTGTACACTTCAGTGCCTATAGTCATTGACTGGGACTTAAATCATTGACCTGACTTAGGAAATAAGGAGACCAAAATGTTAAATGACTGGGACTGggttctgaaaaaatattttcaaaacttggATTAGAATTTGGCTTTTGGACTCCTCCCACTGTCCTTAAATTACTCTCTAACATCATTCTTCCACGCTCTCCAAACCTCAAATCAGTCATAAACACACAGATGCCGTACTCATTCCATCTTTGGATTCCCTTTGTGAAGGAGGGAACCTCCACTGCTTCACACACTTTGACTTCTTTCATACAATTAGTTCCAGTTGTGTGGCTATAGAGAAGGAACATGAAAAACTTAAGCATGTTCCCAAGGAGCTGCTGATATGCCTTTGGAAAATGCATACTTACTGCTATGGACCGCGTGAATCCAATCACACCATGCTTTGTAGCACAGTACACAGGCTGGAATGCAGCAGGCATGagtcctttaaaataaaaaggcagctgAATGAAGATGTCAAATATTCCTAATTTGTAATTACCTTAAGCACATAGGTCTATAGTATAAAAAATTCTCTGACGGAGAGGCAGCAAAATGGATTAGTAGACATTTGTAAGTTATATTTTCTAGTCTGGGATAGGCTAGGAAAAAATGAGATGGATAAAAATGTGCAGGCAAAAGAAGAGTAATAAAAAAGCATaacttttaaaaggaaaagttgtACCTATCAAGTATGACTTAAAATAGAGGACAcaatctggaaaaaaagcacttgAGAATGAGATTTTTGAGGCATCTTCTATGAACTAGAGGACCcaatctggaaaaaaagcactggAGAATGAGATTTTTGAGGCATCTTCTATGaatcagtaaaatatttaaagtatattgaagagcaaaatattttagatagGCTTTGATATCTAATGTGTGAACTGTACAcctgaaataatttacagtgtGTTCAGAAAGTGTGGGAAtaagagaagcaaaataaaaataaagccctTATGAATAACAAACTTCAGCCTGTCTGAAAGCTAGAggataaaatgttttcctgaatgTGCCATTGTAAAACTGGATAGTAATTTTAATGCCTTAATGTTTGATTCTAATGGAAGTAACTCCAATTAAtaactcatttattttttatatctttcATACTTCAGATCTTAAGGTGATGCTTTCAAGAGGGGGTGTGACTTA
The genomic region above belongs to Ficedula albicollis isolate OC2 chromosome 4, FicAlb1.5, whole genome shotgun sequence and contains:
- the HPGD gene encoding 15-hydroxyprostaglandin dehydrogenase [NAD(+)] isoform X2 codes for the protein MKTSVIRGTYLGLEYMRKGNGGDGGVIINISSLAGLMPAAFQPVYCATKHGVIGFTRSIALAANMENYGVRLNTICPGFVNTPILQSIDKEENMGQYYSYKDEIKNMMQFYGVMDPSIIAEGLITIIEDDTLNGEVMKITASQGIHFQQYGQTPFTSSKR
- the HPGD gene encoding 15-hydroxyprostaglandin dehydrogenase [NAD(+)] isoform X3 encodes the protein MRKGNGGDGGVIINISSLAGLMPAAFQPVYCATKHGVIGFTRSIALAANMENYGVRLNTICPGFVNTPILQSIDKEENMGQYYSYKDEIKNMMQFYGVMDPSIIAEGLITIIEDDTLNGEVMKITASQGIHFQQYGQTPFTSSKR